The genomic interval TGTGTAGTTTTGCAACCACACGAATTCATACTTAAATCACTTTATAACCTATGAAAATACCACAACTCGCGGGAACATTATTAATTGCATTTACAACGATTACCCTTTTTGCCAATTGTACTTCCAGTACTGATAAAAAAGGTGACAAAACAAAAACGACTATAAATGCATCAGGAGATTCTTCGGAAGTTGCTGTTACTGATACCTCACGCAAACCTATTGATACTGCAAAATACAATGCTTTAATGGTTAAGCTTGCGCATGGAGATACTACTGGAAGATGGCCGGTTAAGCCTCAGCCTTATCCACTGCCGGGTGCCATTTTACCTTACAAAAGGATCGTTGCTTACTACGGAAATATATATTCAAAAAGAATGGGTGCTTTAGGGGAATATGCACCTAAAGAAATGTTATCCAGACTGGATGTTGAAGTTAAGAAATGGGAAAAGGCTGATCCTTCTACCCCTGTTCAGCCTGCTTTACACTATATTGCTGTAGTAGCTCAGGGTGACCCTGGTAAAGATGGCAAACATAGATTCAGAATGCCGGATAAACAAATTGATTCTGTACTGGCTATTTCAAGAATGCGCAAAAATATGATTGTGTTCCTTGATATTCAAGTATCGTTAAGCACAATCAGAGATGAATTGCCTTTGTTGGAAAAATATCTGAAAATGCCAAATGTTCATTTAGGAATAGATCCTGAATTCTCTATGAAAGAAGGCGTGAAACCAGGAAAAAGAATTGGTACATATGATGCTGCTGATATCAATTACTGTTCACAATTCCTTGCTAACCTGGTAAAAAAATACAATTTGCCTCCAAAGGTTTTTACTGTTCACCGTTTTACAAAGAAAATGATTACCAATTACAAGAACATCAAGCTACGTCCTGAAGTTCAAATCGTAATGCATATGGATGGATGGGGAGAACCTGACCTTAAAAAAGGGACTTACCGTCACTTTATCTTTAGCGAACCTGTTGAGTTCACAGGTTTCAAATTGTTCTATAAAAATGATTTGAAAAAAGCACCAAACAAATTAATGACACCAGAAGAATTAATGAAACTTACACCAATACCTGTATATATACAGTATCAGTAGGCCTGCCTCATTTTTAGATAAGAAACGCTCTGTTATTGATTAACAGAGCGTTTTTTTATTCCTCCAAATCGGATACCTAAAACGGTTATCCTGTAATATAACCGTTCCTTCGCCTGGAGACACCACAATTATACTTTCATTGTTAATTAAAATTAATAAGTTTGGTCTATGCAGGATTTCTCTTTATACTTCGAATTGGGCTGGCAGCATATATTAAACTGGAAGGGATACGATCATATTCTTTTTGTAATAGTTTTATGTGGAGCCTATACTTTAACAGATTGGAAGAGAGTATTATTACTGGTCACTGCTTTCACAATTGGCCACAGTATTACACTTGCACTAAGCGTACTGAAAGTAATCATAGTCAAAACTAATCTGATTGAATTCCTGATTCCAGTAACGATATTGATTACTGCGGCTTCAAATATTCTTAGTGGAAAGTCGTCAAAGCCTAAAGGGGTACAATTAAAGTATATACTTGCACTTTTCTTTGGATTGATCCATGGAATGGGTTTTTCCAATTACCTGAACAGCCTGCTTGGCAAAAGCACCAATATTGTAGCAGAGTTATTTGCTTTCAATATCGGGCTGGAATTCGGTCAGGTTCTTATCGTAACCGGAATATTGCTTATTTCTTTTGTCCTGCTCAATATCTTCAAGGTCAAAAAGTGGGATTGGAATTTCTTCCTGTCTTCCGCAATATTTGGTATCTCGTTTATTATGGCCGCAGAGCGGTGGCCTGACTTATTCCGTTAGAATAAGCCAAGCTGACCTTTATCATCGATCTCTACGTCATCAGGATTAGTGATCTCGAATTTAACATTTTTATTCAGTGAAGCTTCTTTGGTCACTTTACTTTTAGCATCGTCCGTTTTCTTTTGCTTTGCCGGTTTAACTACTGGTGTTTCAGTTTTTTCAGGAGTAACTTCTGCTTGTACTTCAACAGGAGTGATTGGTGTTTCCACAACTTCCGGAATAACTGGTACTTCTGCTTTGACAGGAACCAATGGTGTTGCTATCACTTCGGGAGTAACAAGTTCCGCTGATTCCACAGGAGCAACTGGTGTTCCCTCTACTTGCGGAGTAACTGATGCTTCTGCTTTCTTAGTGCGTTTAACCGGAGTTCGTACCGCTTTATCTGCTTCTTCAACAGGCTGAATTGTATTTTCCTGCCTGATCCATTCTTTTTTAACAACAGGAGCAACTTTTTCCTCCTCAGCTACGGAAGAACTTTCCTGATTGTCTGTAACGGTATCTTCAGTTTCTACGCTTGCTTCTTCAGGAATTACTTCTTCAGCTGTTTCTTCCATAACCTTTTCAATTGATGCAGCTTCTTCAACTGACGTCACTTCATCCTCAGTTTCAGTTTCATCAACAACTTCCATCTGCTCCTGAGTTTCGGTTTCGGCAGCAACAGTTGTTTCAGCTCCGGCAGATTCTACTGAAGCCGGTGATTCCTGGTCATCTTCAGCAACTTCTCCTGCTGCAACGTTACTTTCTTTAAGTTCTTCCAGAACAGGCTCGTTCTCCTCAGCATTACTGATGGCGATATTTTTCACCTCATGCTGACTCAACCGGTTACCATTAGCTTTAATACCTTTTACATCTATAAAGTCTGCCAGCACGATTTCCAATGTCTCAGGGATCTGTGTTTTGCCTTTTAACACATCAACTGTTAATGTCGCTTCAGGATTACTGGTCAGGTGAAGGAATCTGGAACCAGTTTCTTCACTAATCAGCGTTTGCTTTTTGCCAATTGCAATAGGTTCAAAAACAAAGCGTTTAATAAAGTAATTCTTAGCTTTTCCTTCATACTGTACAACCGCAAATGCTTTTTCCGGATCAAATTTCTGGATCAGCAGTAAATCAGCATCGAAATGGTTACTCAATTCGAAAGAACTCAGCTCATACCAGCCTTCTTTATGTACTTGCAGAATTTTGTCGTCGCCATCAAATTCACCCAGGTATTTACCTCTTCCGTCAACATTTAATCTTCTTAATAAATCATCATACCAGATTTTCAGGCCCGATAATGTAGAAACACCTTTACTCTTCAGTAAAACTTTCTTGATAGGATATTTAGAAACAATATTTCCCTGAGAAGCGCGTCCTTTGATCGCAATATCTGCGAAGTCAATATCAAACTGTAACTTCTTCAGCTTAGTATGCGGTTTAAGCAGTATGGTAACAATCTCAGCCTCTCCGTTAGGATTAGGTGTGAAATATAACATCTTCGACCCTTTAGTTCCTTTTGTCAAGTCGTATTCTTTGTCGCGGGTAACCCCCATCACAGCGAAACGCTTGATATAAGAAGTACCGCTTGCCCCGTCTTTGTAAATCAGGTTATAAATGGTACGTTCATCATTCTTTTTAAAGACCTGTGCGTACACGATTCCTTTTCCTACAAATGTTTTATCTGCTACTTTAGTAATCGTGCATTTACCGTCTTCTCTGAAAACAATAATCTCATCCAGATCAGAACAGTCTGCAATAAATTCATCTTTTTTAAGTCCCGTTCCGATAAAACCGTCTTCCCGGTTCATATAAAGTTTAACGTTGGCTAAAGCAACTTTGGAAGCTTCCACCCTGTCAAACAGGCGGATCTCCGTTTTACGTTCTCTGCCTTTTCCGTATTTATCTTTTAATTTCTGATACCATGCAATTGCATAATCGGTCAGATGACGAAGGTGATTTTTCACTACCTTAATATCATCGGCCAGTGCTTTCATCTGATCATCCGCTTTTTTAACATCAAAACGGGTGATACTGCTCATCGGTTTATCGATCAGCTTTTTAAAATCTTCTGGCAGGATTTCTCTGTATAATTGCTCCTTGAAAGGGGTAAATAATATATTCAGCACTTCTACTACGGCATCGAAATTACTTGCATTCTCATATTCAGCATGCTTGTACATGCCTTCCTGAATGAAGATCTTCAATAAAGAACTGAAGAAAATCTTTTCCTGAAGCTCATGCAGTTTGATTTCAAGCTCCTGTTTTAACAGATTTTTAGTATTCTGAGTATTTTCTACCAGGATAGTATTCACACTCAGGAACTGAGGTTTGTCATCTTTAATGATACAGGTATTCGGAGAGATAGAAACCTCACAGGAAGTAAATGCGTATAATGCATCTATAGTTACATCCGGAGATATACCCGGAGCAAGCTGAATGACAATTTCCACATGCGCGGCTGTATTATCTTCAATCTTCTTGATTTTGATTTTACCTTTATCATTGGCAGAAAGTATACTGTCAATTACAGAGCCTGTAGTGGTGCTGTAAGGAATTTCAGTAATGACCAGGGTCTTCTTGTCTTTTTCAGTGATTTTAGCACGTACACGAATCTTACCACCACGCATTCCTTCGTTATAAGCAGAAAAATCTGCCATACCTCCGGTAAAGAAGTCGGGAAGGATATTAGGTTTTTCACCCTGAAGGATGGCAATAGAAGCATCAAGTAATTCAATAAAGTTATGCGGCATAACTTTAGTAGCCAAACCTACTGCAATCCCTTCAGCTCCCTGCGCCAATAACAGCGGGAATTTTACGGGTAAAGTAAGCGGTTCATTATTCCGGCCATCATAACTTAATTGCCAGATAGTTGTATCTGCATTAAAAACAACTTCTGTAGCAAATTTTGACAGACGCGCTTCAATATAACGCGGCGCAGCTGCACTATCTCCGGTAATCGGATCTCCCCAGTTACCCTGACAGTCAATCAGCAGGTCTTTCTGACCGATTTGCACCATGGCATCCCCAATAGAAGCATCCCCGTGCGGGTGATACTTCATGGTATTTCCAATCACATTGGCTGCCTTATTGAAACGTCCGTCATCCATCTCTTTCAGCGAATGCATAATTCTACGCTGAACAGGCTTCAGTCCATCATTAATATGGGGTACTGCCCGGTCTAAAATTACATAAGAGGCATAATCGAGGAACCAGTTCTCGTAAAGGCCATTAATAGGTATTACGGTATGTTTTGTCTCTTCGTTTACGTTATTATCTAATTCGTCGCTCATCAAGAAAGGGGTTTGGATGGCGTAAAGATAAGGCATCCGCTCAAATTTTGAGAACACAATTTCCCAACAGTTTTAAAAAAAACTGATGCAGTGCCTGGATTCCGGAATTATACTGCCAGACGATCTTCTACAAACACAAAAGGAAGTAAACTTCTGATCCCTTTCACTTTTAGAACCTTACCGTCCAGACAATAGAAAATCACTTCTATCTCTTTATGCTGTTTCCTTTCAAATTCGGCCATCACTTGTAAACAAGCACCGCAGCAGGTAATAGGCTGCTCAATTTTAAAGTTATCGGTATGGGCAGTAATTGCCATACTTTCTATAATCGCATTTGGATAAGTTGCGCCGATTGTAAAAAGAGCTACGCGTTCTGCACAAAGCCCGGATGGATAAGCCAGATTTTCCTGGTTACTGCCGGAAACAACCACACCATCATTTAACCTTACCGCAGTGGCTACTTTAAAATTAGAATATGGAGAGTAAGAGGTCTTAAGTGCTTCCTTTGCTTGCACACATAAGGATTGATCAACTGCATTCAGTTCTTCTAACTGATCGTAAGATTCATAAGCAATGGAAATATTTAGTTTATTCATATTAATTTAAAAATTAAAATACAGCAGACCTCATTATTGATGGTCTATAGCTGGTAAAAATTAGGGCTCACAATATACGTTGTTAATTTGAACAGATCCCAAATAATACAATACATATAACAATAAAACATATTATTTCCAATATAGATAAAAATTACCAATAACAGAGGTACACAGCGTAAGTTGGGCGCAGTCAATATCTGTAAAGCATTTCACTGAATAATTTATAATTCTCCTATTCCATACATAAAGATCCGGATCCAGGGCCTTCCTGTCTGAATTGTCATATTTATTTAAACAAAGTTTTGGTTTATTTGTAGTATACTACAGGTTAAAACCGCCTTATGGCATAGTTTTTATACCTTGGTTAGTCATAAATCTCTCAAAATCTAATTGAATTGAATAAATACGTACGTAAAAGTTTAAAGGTTGTTTTATGGATTATTGCTGCTATCATCTTATTAGTAGTTGCAATCGCTATATCTTTAAATATCCCCGCTGTTCAGAACTTCGTTAAAGGCAAAGCTATTGGCTACCTGAAAAATAAAACCCATACAGAAGTTAGTCTGGAAAGTATTAAAATTGCCTTGCCTAAAGATATTGTGCTCAACAAATTCTACATGGAAGATAAAAAAGGCGACACTTTATTGTATGCACAGAAATTAGCAGTCGATATCAGTCTTTTCAAACTATTGAGTAATAAAATAGAAATTAACAATATTGAGCTGGAGAAAATCCGGGCAAATGTGACCCGTATTGATCCCGATACCACATTTAATTTTTCTTTCCTTCTGGATGCATTTATGTCTGAACAGAAGAAGCCGGAAGACCAGGTGAAAAAGGATACCACTTCTACCATGAAGTTTTCTATCAGCAAAATAAGCTTAAAAGATATTGGTATTGTTTATCGTGATGATGTTGCAGGTAATGATGTAAGCGTAAATCTTGGAGAATTCCAGACAAACATTAAAAATTTTGACATGGATAACCAACACTACGTCATTAAAGACCTGGTGCTGAAAAACACTTCCCTTAAATATTTACAGCAAAAACCACTTACCCAGCTGGCAGCTCACCTGGAAAAAAGTATCGATACTGCTCAAACAGCTTCAGGAAAACTTCCTTTGGTAGAGATTCAGGATGTTGCTTTTAATCATGTGAAGATCAACTTTAATGATATGCTCTCAGACATGCGTGCTGATCTGAATATTAATGAACTTAACCTGAAAAAACTGTTTGCCGACCTGACTAAAAGTAATTTTAAATTAGATGAAGCTACGCTGAATAAATCTAACATCCTTTTTGCTTTTAAACCACTTTCGGTGGCCTCAGGAACAAAATCTGCCGATAGTACAACTGCAAAGCCTTCTGCATTAGCTGTCCTGGTCAGTAAATTAAATCTCGCAGAAAACAATATACAATATGATAACCTGGCTGTAAAGCCTACCGCAAAAGGACTGGATTATAACCACTTAAAAGTTAATGGACTTGGACTGGAAGCAGAGGCACTCTCCTACAGTCAGACCGGAATCAAGGTAAATGTTAAAAGTGGAACATTCAAAGAAAGAAGTGGCTTTGAACTTTCAAAGTTGCAGGGTGATGTAATCTACAGTGATAAAATGGTTAAACTTACCAATCTTGTCTTTAAAACACCTCATACTCATATTGAGAATAATACCACGCTGAACTATACTTCACTGGATGATTTAACAAAACATCCCGAAAAGGTAAAAATAAACATACAACTAAAAAATTCTGTATTAGGCTTAAAAGATGCGACCTATTTTAGTGATGCAATTCCAGCAGCATACCGCAATGAGAAAATTAAAATAACTGCCCGCGCAAATGGGTTTATGAATAATCTGTCAATTCCTCAATTGCAGATTAGTGGCTTAAAAAGTACAAATATAGATTTGAATGGTACGGTTAAAGGTTTACCAGATGTCAATAAGACATTTCTTGATCTTAACATTAAACGCTTCTCTTTAACAAAAAGAGATCTGCTGGTAATTATTCCTAAAAAATCTTTACCTGCCAATATTGAATTACCCAATACAATTGCAGCCACAGGAAAATTTAAAGGGTCTATGACCAATTTCAATACTGATTTCAATATCAACACAGATATGGGGGCAGCCAAATTACTGGCAAGTATGAAAGGGCCTAAAGGAAAAGAAAGTTATACTGCAAATATCAATCTGAATAATTTTAATGTTGGCCGTTTAATAAAAATGCAGTCTAAGTTAGGCAGGATAAGCGCTAAAGCTACTGTAAACGGAACAGGTTTAGACGCAAAAACTGCCAGTGCAAAGATCAATGCACAGGTATTAAGCGCTTATTATAATAAATATACCTACAAAAACCTGTTACTGAGCGGTACCTATTCGGGTCAGAAAATGAATATCAAAAGTGAAATGGCAGATTCCAATGCTAATTTCAATTTAACTGCTTTTGTCAATATGGCTGGTAAATACCCTGCCGTTAAAGCAGATCTTAATTTAAAACAAGTTGATTTGCAGAAATTGAATTTCAGTGCTACAGAATTAAGGATGGCGGGTCTGGTTAAAGCGGATATTAAAACTGCCGACCCGGATTACCTGAATGGGGATGTAAGTATCAGAGGTATGCAACTGGTTAAAGATGGACAAAGATTTAATGTAGATACGATTGATGTACATGCTGAGGCGACAGCCAGACATACTTTATTGACTTTAAAATCAGAGTTGCTGAGTGCACGTGTTGATGGACAATATCAGCTCACTAACCTTGCCCCTGCAATGATCAACCAGATTAATAAATATTATGCATTTGGCGAGGTTACCAGGATACCAGATCAGCGTTTCAGATTTAATATGAACATTTATAATCCTAAGTTCATTAAAAACTTTATCCCTGAACTAACCACCTTCTCTCCTTCCAGAATCAGTGGTTTACTGGATACAAAAAAAGATAGTTTAGTGATGAATGCCTGGATTCCCCAGGTAGTTTATGGAGATTACCAGGTGGACAGTACACGCATTACTATAGACAATATCAATCAAAAACTGAACTATAAGTTATTGGTAAAGCATGTGCAAAGCAAATCAATCGCTTTATATAATACAGAACTAAGTGGTGAAGCTGCGAATAATCTATTGGGGGTTAACATCTTCCTTAGAGATAGTAAACTAAAAGATAAATATGTACTTGGAGGTACATTTAAATCAATTCATAAAAACTTTCAGTTCAGTTTTGATCCGCAGAAGTTAACCCTGGATTATGAGAAATGGACAGTTTCTCCGGAAAACTTTATTCAGTTCGGCGCTTCGGGTATCCTGGCAAATCAATTCAATTTAAGTAAAGACGGACAGTTACTGAGTGTAAATAGTTTGAATTCGACACCAGGCTCACCGCTTAAAGTAGAGTTCAGGAATTTCCAAATACAAACACTGACCAAATTTGCAGAGCAGGATAGTTCTTTAGTAGGCGGAGCAATTAATGGAACTGTAGATGTGAAAGAATTAACAGGTAGTCCAAAGTTCGAAGCTAACCTGACAATTGATCATCTTCGTTATCAGAAAGATCAGCTGGGAACATTACGTGTTGCTGTAAATAACAATACAGAGAATGCATTTGAAACTAATATCGCTTTAACCGGGGTACATGAGTTAAGGGTAAACGGATTCTATTATACGAAAGCTGAGAATGCTTTGGATCTTACTTTGAATATTGACAAGATAGATCTTAAGGCATTGGAAAGTGTTTCTATGGGACAGATTAAACAGGGTTCAGGAACAATAACCGGACAACTTTCGATTAAGGGGGCGATCGCTTCACCAAAAGTATTGGGAGACGTTAAATTTAACCAGGCTGCATTCAATGCAACTTATGTGAATTCATATTTCAGAATGCCGAATGAGACGATCAGCTTTACTGAAGAAGGTGTTAAGTTCAATAACTTCACCATCATTGATTCATTGAATAAACAAGCGACCATAAATGGTGGAATCCTGACGAAAGATTACAGGAACTTCAAGTTCAATATGGATATCAGAACCAATAATTTCAGGGCGCTGCATTCTACAGCAGCAGACAATGAAATGATCTATGGAACAGTTTTCCTAACCAGTATGATCAAGGTAAGAGGTGATTTAAATCAGCCGGATATCAATATGAATGTTCAGGTAGAGAAAG from Pedobacter sp. WC2423 carries:
- a CDS encoding translocation/assembly module TamB domain-containing protein, with product MNKYVRKSLKVVLWIIAAIILLVVAIAISLNIPAVQNFVKGKAIGYLKNKTHTEVSLESIKIALPKDIVLNKFYMEDKKGDTLLYAQKLAVDISLFKLLSNKIEINNIELEKIRANVTRIDPDTTFNFSFLLDAFMSEQKKPEDQVKKDTTSTMKFSISKISLKDIGIVYRDDVAGNDVSVNLGEFQTNIKNFDMDNQHYVIKDLVLKNTSLKYLQQKPLTQLAAHLEKSIDTAQTASGKLPLVEIQDVAFNHVKINFNDMLSDMRADLNINELNLKKLFADLTKSNFKLDEATLNKSNILFAFKPLSVASGTKSADSTTAKPSALAVLVSKLNLAENNIQYDNLAVKPTAKGLDYNHLKVNGLGLEAEALSYSQTGIKVNVKSGTFKERSGFELSKLQGDVIYSDKMVKLTNLVFKTPHTHIENNTTLNYTSLDDLTKHPEKVKINIQLKNSVLGLKDATYFSDAIPAAYRNEKIKITARANGFMNNLSIPQLQISGLKSTNIDLNGTVKGLPDVNKTFLDLNIKRFSLTKRDLLVIIPKKSLPANIELPNTIAATGKFKGSMTNFNTDFNINTDMGAAKLLASMKGPKGKESYTANINLNNFNVGRLIKMQSKLGRISAKATVNGTGLDAKTASAKINAQVLSAYYNKYTYKNLLLSGTYSGQKMNIKSEMADSNANFNLTAFVNMAGKYPAVKADLNLKQVDLQKLNFSATELRMAGLVKADIKTADPDYLNGDVSIRGMQLVKDGQRFNVDTIDVHAEATARHTLLTLKSELLSARVDGQYQLTNLAPAMINQINKYYAFGEVTRIPDQRFRFNMNIYNPKFIKNFIPELTTFSPSRISGLLDTKKDSLVMNAWIPQVVYGDYQVDSTRITIDNINQKLNYKLLVKHVQSKSIALYNTELSGEAANNLLGVNIFLRDSKLKDKYVLGGTFKSIHKNFQFSFDPQKLTLDYEKWTVSPENFIQFGASGILANQFNLSKDGQLLSVNSLNSTPGSPLKVEFRNFQIQTLTKFAEQDSSLVGGAINGTVDVKELTGSPKFEANLTIDHLRYQKDQLGTLRVAVNNNTENAFETNIALTGVHELRVNGFYYTKAENALDLTLNIDKIDLKALESVSMGQIKQGSGTITGQLSIKGAIASPKVLGDVKFNQAAFNATYVNSYFRMPNETISFTEEGVKFNNFTIIDSLNKQATINGGILTKDYRNFKFNMDIRTNNFRALHSTAADNEMIYGTVFLTSMIKVRGDLNQPDINMNVQVEKGTKFFFALPPDDPSVISQEGIVQFIDADAAPFNGQKALKADSISKSPIKGINLSANIKIDPDAELNVVVDPANGDALKVKGTANLIATMDASGKTSLTGRYDLNEGSYNLSIGGLAKRSFKLVKGSSIIWTGEPTEANVDLTALYEVNAAPIDLLNQPDNIPAKTKLPFQVYLYMKNQLMKPTISFKLDMPANEQGALGGVVYTKIQNINRDEGQLNKQVFALLALGRFIADNPFESLVGGGGGISSMARSSVSNLLTDQLNNLASDLVKGVDINFGLNSSEDYSSGSLQQKTDLEVGLSKKLLNDRLTVTVGSSFGLEGPQAPGQNATNIAGNVNVEYALSADGRYRLRAYRRNQNEGVIEGQIIETGVGFALVVDYNKFKEIFQKRRKRYQITTEQKPKEKAVSNTPAKSEK
- a CDS encoding HupE/UreJ family protein, with the protein product MQDFSLYFELGWQHILNWKGYDHILFVIVLCGAYTLTDWKRVLLLVTAFTIGHSITLALSVLKVIIVKTNLIEFLIPVTILITAASNILSGKSSKPKGVQLKYILALFFGLIHGMGFSNYLNSLLGKSTNIVAELFAFNIGLEFGQVLIVTGILLISFVLLNIFKVKKWDWNFFLSSAIFGISFIMAAERWPDLFR
- a CDS encoding cytidine deaminase is translated as MNKLNISIAYESYDQLEELNAVDQSLCVQAKEALKTSYSPYSNFKVATAVRLNDGVVVSGSNQENLAYPSGLCAERVALFTIGATYPNAIIESMAITAHTDNFKIEQPITCCGACLQVMAEFERKQHKEIEVIFYCLDGKVLKVKGIRSLLPFVFVEDRLAV